The Hordeum vulgare subsp. vulgare chromosome 7H, MorexV3_pseudomolecules_assembly, whole genome shotgun sequence DNA window CTGGATCGATAATattgttggatgatattcatcgtgtatcagtcataacatagggcgacaaagaactagctcccgttcatcgacatACTGTAGGCACGTAttctgtaaatagtcatacgtacttatgaaaaagaacttgcatggcatcttttgtcctacccttccgtcgcagcagggtccataaggaaactaagggatattaaggcctccttttaatagagaaccggaacaaagcattaacacatagtgaatacttgaactcctcatactacggtaatcaccggaaagaatcccaattattgtcactttggggtatgcggatgttaacagtagtaggtgcatataacttgcaagatcggattaagaacatagatataatggtgaaaagatAAACGACTGAGATCTGAAAtcacggcactcgggccctagtgacaagcattaagcatggcaaagtcatagcaacatcaatctccaaacatagtggatactagggatgaagCCCAAACAAAACTAActttattacatgatgaatcgcatctagctcttcaccgaccagcaagcctacgaagggaaTACTCACTcctgatggagagcatcatggaattggcgatgaaggagggttggtgatgacgaagaccgaagattcccctctctgtagccccaaacggactctagatttgGAATCCCGATGAAGAACACAAGGTGGCAGCGactccgtatcatgaaacgcgatgaaacttcctccctATTTTTTCTCCGagaataggattttatagcgctggaattagggtTTGTGGAGCCCTGTGAGCCCCACTAGctataatcccctacttgaacatggtgctttatggcacatattattaatcaatgttgtgttacaatcatatgatgtttgagtagatctatgttgtccattgggttgattgatgctcttgattggtttgagtgtatgttttattttggtgatgtcctaaggtgccttccatgaggcgcacacgtgaaagattcaagctagagggtgttgcaacatgttcatgattcgcttatagtgggtggctagagtgacagaaacttacacccgagtaaaggGGTAGtttacgtatgggagtaaaggggacttgatttttaatgctatggttgggtttaccttaataatTTCTAGTACTTGAGGATGCTTTCTAGAGattcaatcataagttcatatgatccaagtacgaaaagtatgttagctcatgcctctccctcatataaaattggaaGAATGATTATCGGTCTTGTTATTGATGGCCTAGGATGgttccgcacaccataccataaTTATTCCACACTCGTTGTTTGTAATATATTTTGATATATTCTAACTCTacttagtgcagcaactattttcataattttgttctccaatatcatgcaaagttaTCGTATTTATACCCACAAcgcagttttatttctcgttactagatagaagcaaacgttcggtgtatgttgagtcgtatcggtggcagataggactaGAGAGAAtactgatcttacctttagctccttgtgggttcgacactccatacttaccacttccatattggaaagtgctatgatgattccttgcacttggggattatcaccgtcttgaatccaacaagcttgagtttgctcaattcggagctcgtacacGAAAGTTATTACATTTTCATTTCCCAGGACAATTTTCAGTGCTCAAGCGGTATTACCGCTTGGTACCACTGTAGTAACGCTTAGGCGGTACTTCCGCTATATATGTACTACCGTTGCTACTACCGCTTATTTTATGGTTCCATTGGTCTATTCTTCACTCATGACAGTagcacggtagtaccgcccgggcagtactaccgctctctAGTATCGCTGCTATTATCGCTTATTTTTTAGTACTGGATTCTTACTACATccccaatggtagtaccgctgagtagtccgatagtaccgctccggcggcaCTACTACCTCGAGGATTCATCCATTTTGCACACTTTTCCTGGAACCACCGTGCCAAGCGATAACACTGCtcagccaagcggtagtaccgcttgtgcacgaCGTGTGCACACAACGGTAGGATTTGGGGGAACCTGTTTAAGGGGGTCTttttccccaatggttcccctccacttgagctcgtgttcttcccccattgttgacattcttcgagcttgctaactgtcaatccctccaatgattcttgctagttctttagGGAAAAGGGAGATGAGATCTGGAtcaacatttccaccaatcactttctcctctttgtgaggggaacccattggatctagatcttggagttcttcgtattCTTCGTCGTTGTTACTCTTATTTTCTTCCAtaacattagttgttgtggtgggatttgtgagagaaggacttgggcactctgtgtgcccttgccattgcattagctgcatttgtttgagttctccacggtgatacatgggaGTGAagattgagaagcttattactattgggtgcttagtaccctagagcttgttcttcttgggtgcttggtaccctagagcttgttcttcttgggtgctttggcatcctagaagcttggtggtgcctcggagctcaatcattgtggtgtaaagctccgagcaagcgccagggtctccaattaggttgtggagattgccccgagcaattgagttcacctcagagccacaatccattatggtgaagcttcgtggcgtTGTTGGGAGccgccaattaagttgtggagattgccccaaccttgtttgtacgagttcagtgaccgtcctcaagggtcccttagtggaatcacgacatcttgcattgtgggagggcgtgagaagattacggtgtccctagtggcttcttagggagcattatgcctccacaccgttCTAAACGGAGTTTagtatccgcaagggtgtgaacttcgagatacattgtcgtctctgcgtgcctcggttctctcttacccgagccttttacttgtgcactttactttgtgatagccatattgtttcatattatatatcttgctatcacttagttgcctatatttcttagcataagttgttggtgcacataggtgagcctagttgttttaggttttgtgcttgactaattaaacctTAGTTTTATTCCTCATTCGTTCAAGCCTAAaacgtaattattttaaaatacCTAATcatccccctctaggcgtcatccatgtcctttcaaggGGCGTCGGGAGACGCTAGGGGTCCCGACACACAACAAGGCGCGACCATCCCCTAGGTGCGACTTGATGTGTGTTGCCTCCATCGCGTGGCCCCGGCCTTCTCCAGAAGCTTCTAGGTGTTCTTTTTGTCAAATAAAAATCGTCAAAAAATTTCATGGCAATCAGACTTTGTTTTGTATTATAAACCTGGAAagaaaaaaacatgcagaaaacaacaactgacactagacactgggttaataggttagtgctacaaAATAATATGAATTAGCAAATAAATgccccaaaagtatcctagaatgataatactatagcttgaaacaataaaaaatatagatacgttggagatgtttcAACGCGCAACCAAACAACCGTCCCTAAAATGGTCATTGATGCAATGCAAACAACCGAACAACATGCAAATGTTGGTTTGTTGTCTGTTTTTGCTCAACTAGACTCTTGTGAGATATGGTTGAAATGCAGACATATTCACTCTAGGCAACCAAACACGTTTGTAGTGTGTGGTCAAGCCGCTATCACATATATGTCAACTCTGCCTTGTTGGTCTCTAGAACTTTCAGAACACAAGAATAGAAAAAACCACATGATTAGAGTTGCATAGTCTCTCCAGTCCTAGTGAatcatgaaattataaaaatctagATAAAAAGAAAGTTTGATTctatagaagaaaaaaagagtaaCAAAAGATTTGAGTGGATAAAAATATATATTCTCCGAACATAGAGTAGAAATGAATCTTTATAAACAAATCCTAAGGATTATTGCATATCAAAGAAATAATGGAGATTTATTTTCCAAGGATTAATATTTTAACTACTTTATAAATTAAAGAAACCATATAAAAACTTGAACCAAAGAGTGTTCGATGCCACATGAAAAATAAGGAATTCTAGCAAGAGTAACAAGTGGATGCAAAAAATAGTAATCCCTCACAACAGAGTCCGGGTGAATCATGCGGAGAAAATCCTAAATATTTCAATATATGTACACACCAAACATTAACcatatgaaatcatcaaaaatccaATGGAATTTATGTAAGACCAAAATGATTAGAACACATTCTATATTGACAAAATCCACATACGAGCGTGCCTGCTACACGTCGGTCGGTGGATCTTTTTCCATCTCACAAGCTGCCCGATACTGTGACGCGAGTTGTCAGTTTCTCTTATCTAATTATGTCCAACAATAGTCTTGTTGCGAAATCTATTCTTTTCTATTTTGCTACAATAATGCATTTGTTGcaaatctttttttttctctaaTTTTCTGCAACAAGTCCCTTGTTGTAaaaccttttttattttattttctataacAGGATCCGTGTTGCAAAAATTGCAAACACATCTTCTGCCGCGTCCAATTTTCTGCAACAAGATCCTTGTTGCAAAAATTGCAACAACATCTTCGACCACATCGCGCACTAATACAGTCGTCATTTGCTACCGCTGTTTCCGTAACAATGTTGTTGTTGCTATAGAAACTTGAAGCAGATATGGACATACGACATGGTGATGTGGCTTCTACTAGCGCTGGTTGTGCCAGAAAGGCGATGAGGTTGATGGTGCTCCACACGCGCGTGGCAAATCTCATCGGATTCGGTCGCCGGGAGGTGTTTGGCGGCGGAGATCTTGCATGACGCACTCGCGACGACGACCGACAAGCAGGAGCGTTCGGCTTGGCTGCTGGTCATGAGTGCTCGATGTGTGTGCAACAAATCATTTATTTCGTTCAAATCAACTGAAACAAAGGATGAGTTTCAAGACGTGTATACTAGGATAAAGATTTCTTTTGAGTCGTTTGATCCAAATCAAATCCAACGGCTATGGAAAAGGTGGACGCGGGCAAAGATAGCCATCGGTTGAGCGATAACGTTTCCTTTTAATTATTATATCAAGGAAAATAAAACCGGTTTCTTCATCATTTCATCTACACCACATGTTTCTAATTCAAATATAAAACGTCTCGACAATTCAATTTAAGCTACCAAAATGTTGTTAGATCTCACTCGACTGATATTTAATCAAATATCAGTCAAGTTACATAGTATATATAGAAAAAGAATTTCTTTTCTACTAGGATTCTCATGCAAGATAAACGAATACACTTCCtatgttcttaaatataagtttttttagatatTTTATTACGAGctgcatacagatgtatataaatatattttaaaatatatattcattcattttatatcatatgtactccctccggtcctttttagtctgcatataagttTTGTCCGAAGTCAAAGTATCTTTACTTTGATCAAACTTATAGAACAAATTATGAACATTCACCATGCCAAATCGATATTGTTAGATTCTTTACGAAATGTAGTTTCATGATgtatatatttggtattgtagatattgatatttttgaatacaaatttggtcaaactttgtaaagtttgacttgaccgaaatctaatatgcagagtaaaaaggaccggagggagtaattCACTAATAGAATCTATAAAATCATTCATATTTAGAAAACGGAGGGAATAGCATCGAGTGATAACCAAGTCTAGCAAAACTGGGTAAAAGAACACCTCATAGGATTCCAATTCGGTCGGTTTGACGGGTTGACGCGTCAATATGGTCTGGCGCCGGTCCGGCAAAACCCAGCCCAAACCCAACTCATCTCAGACGCGAAACAGAACTCGTCTTCTTCCCCTCCCCGATCCCCAATTCCCCAACACCTAACCCTAGCCCAAGAGCCGCCGGCGAGATGCTCCGCTCCCCCGGCCACTCCCCTCGCCAGCTCACCCCGTCGCCCTCCCCCGCCCCGTCCACCCCTCGCCCCACCTCCCCCACCCcttcctccgcctccgcctcagcGTCCGCCCTCGCCACCACCTCTTCCAAGCGCCGCCGCCCGGAGGTGCTCGACGAGGACACCTACGTCGTCGCCATCGAGCGCATCATCGAgcgcgacttcttccccgacctGCCCCGCCTCCGCGACCGCCTCGACTGGCTCCAGGCCGTGCGCTCCCGGGACCCGCTCCTACTCCGCGACGCTCAGCTCAAGATCCTCGATCGCCGCCGCCGTCTCCAGCGCAAcggccccctccccaccccgacGCCTGCCACCTCCACCGCGCTCCGCTCGCCGTCCTTCCTCGCGACCCCCTCCGTCGCCCCATCCACCACAGGCGACCCCGAGGATGAGGACGAGGACGTCTCCGCTGCGTTCTCGCTTGACGACTTCTTCCGCCGCTACACCAGCGAGGACAACGAATCCTTCTCGCGCATCCTGGAGAAGGTCAACCACCGCCGCCGCGAGCGCTATGCCCACCTCCTGGAGCCTGGCGAGGTGGCGGATAAACAGCTGTTGGAGGATGCTAAGCGCGACAGAATAACTGATGGCTATGGTACATCTGGGCAGTCACCGAGTACGTTGGAGGGTGCCAAGTTTACGGCCAAGAACCTGCTCATGTACCACCCTGCCGACCGAGGTGAAGCACCTCTCACTGATGAGGAGCTTGCGGTGCGGCTGAAGGGGCTCACCAAGGAGATCGACAAGTCAAACACCAGGTTACATGGAAAAGCTCTGGCTGAAGACGGGAggcccaaggaggaggaggcagccgccATACTGTATGCTCTAGTTGCAGGCTCCACTCCTGGAGGAATGGCGTACAATGATCCTGACAAAGGAAAGAAGTATGATTTGGAGGATCTAAGGAAGACACCAAACCCGTTTTACATTGAATCAGGGAAGAAGGCAGACAATGGGTACAGTTTCGTGAAAACACCATCGCCAGCACCTGGCGCTGATGAGTCCCCGTTCATGACATGGGGCGATATCGATGGAACACCACTGAGGTTGGATCCTGATGAGACACCTGGGGGTAGTGAGAGGTCACATTTCAAGATCCCACCTCCACCTGTTCGAGATGTGAAGGCACACCTGCTGTCCAGGGACGCCGCGAAGAAGATAAAGGCACGAACACATATGTTTCACAAGCCACCGCTACCATCGCCTGTGAGAGGAGGCAGTGCAAGCCCCAGGAATCTGTCTCCTGCAGCACAAAAGTTTGTGAGGAATGCTATCGCAAAATCCACACAAACCATTGATGAGTCTCTCCGTGCAAGTTACAGAGGGTCGACGCCATCTGCAGGCACCCCAAAGACAAGGTTTTCAACTGACCCAGGCTTGGGATCACGGTCTCCTTCGGCGAGAAAAGGTTCCACCCCTCCATGGTGATTTTAGTAAATCCCAATGTTATATATATCCAGTTCATAAACTGATAAATGCTATCCATGTATTGTATCGGAAACAAATGATGGTAGTTTTTTCAGCTTGGAAATCTTAGAGGGCTTGCCAGGTCATTAAACTATTCTTCATTTGCATGGCTGGCTCCCTCAGTGTATTATGATTTTGCAAAGGTCTTACTAAAATATGCCTTGACACCAAATTTCCTGTTTTATAGATTGTAGACATTTTACTCTTATCAGAACATAAAATCTAGGTGCTGACATGAATATTAGAAACTAGAAATGCATATGATGTGGTTGCAATCGTGGTGTTACCAAAATAACTTCTTGCACATGTGCAAGATGCAAGATGGTTTGTCATCTTGGTTCTGTTTGCTTGGCGTGTATTATAGCGATTAGAACAGGTCATATCAGAATTAAGGAATGGCACTTGATTTAATGTATGTTTGGTAGTTGCACACTTACTCTGTTGTTAGCGAAATATCTAAATTAAAAGTAGTTGGCTCTTTAGTTTGATTTGGATTCATGAAAACACATGACATACACACTTTTTCTTCCCAGCGTTTGATTGGATAACTTGATTTTGGGTCTCAAGTCTCAACTCTGAAGTGTCAGTCCCACGGGGAGAAGTACTTATTTTCTAGTTATGCTACGGTCAAGTTTATAGTTCTTCCAATTATGTGATAACGAGATTATGATATGTATCTGTGCTCTACTATTTTTTTTACTTCAATTCTTTGTGAATGCCCTCATATTGTGAAATCCATTTTGAGCCCCATTTGTTCAGACTAGTATATTAAAGGAACTAAAACTGGTAGTGTTTGGCCTAAGCTATGTGTTGACTCACTGATTTGCTCTCTGAGGcagctttttttttttttttctgaAACGGAGGCAAAGATTGCCTCATCTATCTTATTTGGGTATGAAAGGAACTGTTCTTAATTTCATATAGATGCTTTGATCTAGAGGTCAGTATTTACAGTTTTCACTCTAGAAGCCGTGCTTGCTTCAGGGCCTTGTTTAGAAAAGCTTGGTTCGGACCTCACAGCTAGGATGACCAAGTTAATTATTCTTTACTTGCCAGGGCAGCTTGGTTATGTCAATACTGATATTTTGTTTCGAACACAATACGGGTTACTGggttagggcatgtacaatgataCTATCTTAGGTAGATAAATGATGAGGTGGACGAGAGAGAACTCGAAAAAACGGCTTTGCCTTCTCTTAtttaagggcatgtacaatggttgaTAAGATTGTCTTATCTTAAATATTGCATGTAATTTAGAGATGACAAAAAAGAGACTCTACAATGGATCATCTCTTAGCCTTATCTTCTATAGTTAGTTATTCCTAAAAACATGATGAGACATATTGTGCTATGAGATCACATCTTGTCttctcttaaataagagaaggCAAAGCCTTTTTTTCGAGTTCTCTCTTGtccacctcatcatttatcctaCGTGGCACACCTAAGATAGtatcattgtacatgccctaagaGAAGACAAGATGTGATCTCATAGCACAATATGTCTCATCATGTTTTTAGGAATAACTAACTATAGAAGATAAGGCTAAGAGATGATCCATTGTAGAGTCTCTTTTTTGTCATCTCTAAATTACATGCAATATTTAAGATAAGACAATCTTAtcaaccattgtacatgcccttaacTGTTCTGTCAGTTGCATGCTCAGCCCTTTCTGCCTTCTTTATTGTGGACATTTGTGGTGGTACGTTGGCATTAGCCTTTCTTTTTTGAAACATGCACCAAAATGTGTGTTGTATTTTGTTATACGAAATTTCACAAAGCTGATAAAACAAAGGGGAAGAAAGAGCAAGCTGTATATGTTCTAGCAAGCTGTACGCATCCATCTAAGATAGAATGTCATGGTGAAGATAATTGAAATGATCCTGACTAAGTTAAACTAATCATGTTTGGTCAACCGCATTGGGTGATTTTCTTCttgcaaaaaaaaagagagaagaggacTCGTTGATTTTGAACCTTTCCCTTAATTATTGATTCCTTTTGAGATTGGACATCATGGCATCAAAGTTTGAGATGCTGTGTAAAGCTTTTGCTTGCTACATCATGCTGCTAAATTTTTGTGATCCTAATGCTTTCCTTACCAGAACGCCATGCATAATTGCTGGAGTAGTGCATAATTGCTGGAGTACTCAGCTTCTGGTTATTTGCAACTAAAATATAACTTCTGGTAATTGCTGGGGGGGAATGTTTGGTAGAAACTGAAAACCGAACTGGATTTTCGGTTACCTGTGTTTGGTTGCTATTTTCGGTTTTCATTTCTGTAAACCGAATTTGAGAATAAACTAAACGGTATGAAGTGAATTTTCTTTTTCTACTGAATGCCCACCCAGAGAAGATTATACATTGGCAGGAATAAAGAGAGGAAAGAAAAACTACAGTCAATGCTGGCTACAGAGCTGAAAGGGAGGACTGGACCAAAACATTACGCTTACACTCTTCAAGAGGGAACGCCTCGAGCAAAACATTACACTTACACTCTTCAAGAGGGAACGATTGGACGAGCAAGGAGCGATGCCACGTCCTGTTCTTTTATTGTGCCGAAGGAGGAAAAAACGCTAGCGACttaaaaaagaggaaaaaacgcAAGCGACgtcaaaaaaagaaaacaaaacgtGAGCGACTCTCGCGTCGAGCGTCTCCCTTTTTCTCTCTTCCCAACTAGCTAAggccgtgagctcctctggctccccgcCCACGCCCACGATGATGAGGACCGACTCGCGTTTTACCTCCAGTTCTAACTCATGGTCACGTTGGATATGCCCCATGACACTGTCCGCGTCGATCTGAAGCTAACGAAGGACGGGGACGAGATGGGGGCAGAGATGCAGGTCCTCTTTTTCTCTCGCtccctttctctccctctcttcctcccTTGTTCTTgcaatgtcatgatcttgatgtatcatgagctTTGTTAATGTTCTTCCCTcattatcttgttgtgatgaactaGTGTAAGTATGAACCCTATGCCATATTTTAAAGCAATTATCTATCATTTTACTTGTTGTCtagtattttcagattacaaaaacctatttgtacgatccatattacacttgtatcaccatctcttcgtcgaactagtacaccgatacaatttaccattgtattggatgtgttggggacacaagtgatttcttgcattttgattgcagggttgtttgaaagagaccatcttcatactaCACCTCCCGTGAATTGGTAAACCTTAAGTCATCCACTTAAGGAAAatttgttgctgtcctacaaaactctgtactTGAAgggccaacaacgtctacaagaataaagtcgtgtagtagacatcaagctcttttttggcgccgttgacaGGGAGGTGAGTGTTTGAAGGTAtatatctttatatctt harbors:
- the LOC123410514 gene encoding splicing factor ESS-2 homolog yields the protein MLRSPGHSPRQLTPSPSPAPSTPRPTSPTPSSASASASALATTSSKRRRPEVLDEDTYVVAIERIIERDFFPDLPRLRDRLDWLQAVRSRDPLLLRDAQLKILDRRRRLQRNGPLPTPTPATSTALRSPSFLATPSVAPSTTGDPEDEDEDVSAAFSLDDFFRRYTSEDNESFSRILEKVNHRRRERYAHLLEPGEVADKQLLEDAKRDRITDGYGTSGQSPSTLEGAKFTAKNLLMYHPADRGEAPLTDEELAVRLKGLTKEIDKSNTRLHGKALAEDGRPKEEEAAAILYALVAGSTPGGMAYNDPDKGKKYDLEDLRKTPNPFYIESGKKADNGYSFVKTPSPAPGADESPFMTWGDIDGTPLRLDPDETPGGSERSHFKIPPPPVRDVKAHLLSRDAAKKIKARTHMFHKPPLPSPVRGGSASPRNLSPAAQKFVRNAIAKSTQTIDESLRASYRGSTPSAGTPKTRFSTDPGLGSRSPSARKGSTPPW